Proteins from one Zavarzinia compransoris genomic window:
- a CDS encoding tetratricopeptide repeat protein, whose translation MSKRWVRGAGIAAWALVLGLSGPALADREAGQKAMAAGDYATALAELKPLAEAGDAASQFDIGALYDNGLGVIADAVEAARWYQRAARQGDQSAMFNLGVMHEDGIGVARDPVQAYVYFSLSVTQGPPYAARNRDKVKASLTPDQLARGDELVRSYKPVPEIKP comes from the coding sequence TTGTCGAAACGGTGGGTTCGGGGTGCCGGCATCGCGGCCTGGGCGCTGGTGCTCGGCCTGTCCGGGCCCGCCCTGGCCGATCGCGAGGCGGGGCAGAAGGCCATGGCCGCCGGCGACTATGCCACCGCGCTGGCCGAACTGAAGCCGCTGGCCGAGGCCGGCGACGCCGCCTCGCAATTCGATATCGGTGCCCTGTACGACAACGGCCTGGGCGTGATCGCCGATGCGGTCGAGGCCGCCCGCTGGTACCAGCGTGCCGCCCGCCAGGGCGATCAGTCGGCCATGTTCAATCTCGGCGTGATGCATGAGGACGGGATCGGCGTCGCCCGCGATCCGGTCCAGGCCTATGTCTATTTCAGCCTGTCGGTGACCCAGGGCCCGCCCTATGCCGCGCGCAACCGCGACAAGGTGAAGGCATCGCTCACCCCGGACCAATTGGCCCGCGGCGACGAACTGGTGCGCAGCTACAAGCCCGTGCCCGAGATCAAGCCGTGA